A region of Vigna radiata var. radiata cultivar VC1973A unplaced genomic scaffold, Vradiata_ver6 scaffold_48, whole genome shotgun sequence DNA encodes the following proteins:
- the LOC106752832 gene encoding berberine bridge enzyme-like 18: MKRFSSYFCVVFAISLLFLLTPSSADSHEKFVQCLYDYPENNSISSVVYTQTNSSYSSVLDVSIQNLRFFNVSSKPVVIVTPLVVSHVQATIICARRHGLQIRTRSGGHDYEGLSYVAGVPFVVVDLIKIREIEVDVENNTAWVQAGATIGELYYTISQKSRTLGFPAGVCPTVGVGGHFSGGGYGFLMRKYGLAADNVTDVHIVDVHGNLLNRTTMGDDLFWAIRGGGGASFGIVVAWKINLVSVPSTVTVFRVPRTLEENATGIIHKWQRVANKLNDSLTIRINMARVNSSQSGNLTVQAQFESLYLGRADDLIPYLQKNFPELGLVREDCTEMSWIESILFMAGFTNGQSTDVLLNRTQLNGLSFFKAKSDYVTDPIPDVGLEGLWPFFFDDEAENAFVQFTPYGGKMDEISKSETPFPHRAGNIFHIQYFVSWFEKGDVAAQRHVNWIRRLYNYTEAYVSKNPRSAYLNYRDLDIGVNNNGHTSFRQASIWGFKYFSNNFIRLARVKTRVDPRNFFRNEQSVPPLVRNGRK; this comes from the coding sequence ATGAAACGTTTTAGCTCTTACTTTTGCGTAGTTTTTgccatttctcttttatttttacttacaCCTTCTTCAGCAGATTCTCatgaaaaatttgttcaatGTCTTTACGATTATCCCGAAAACAACTCAATCTCAAGTGTTGTTTACACCCAAACCAATTCATCATATTCCTCTGTCCTAGATGTTTCCATTCAAAATCTTAGGTTCTTCAACGTAAGTTCAAAACCCGTGGTCATCGTGACTCCACTCGTTGTTTCCCACGTTCAAGCCACCATAATCTGTGCCCGAAGACATGGCTTGCAGATTCGAACCCGAAGTGGAGGCCATGATTACGAGGGTCTCTCGTACGTTGCTGGAGTTCCATTTGTCGTCGTTGATCTCATAAAGATTCGAGAAATCGAAGTTGACGTAGAAAACAACACTGCATGGGTTCAAGCTGGGGCAACCATCGGTGAACTTTACTACACGATTAGTCAGAAAAGCAGAACACTAGGGTTCCCAGCAGGTGTGTGCCCCACTGTGGGCGTTGGTGGCCACTTTAGCGGTGGTGGCTATGGATTCTTGATGCGTAAGTACGGTCTTGCTGCTGATAATGTTACTGATGTTCACATAGTTGACGTCCATGGTAATCTCCTTAATAGAACAACAATGGGAGATGATCTATTTTGGGCCATTAGAGGTGGTGGTGGGGCAAGCTTTGGAATCGTGGTGGCTTGGAAGATAAATCTTGTTTCAGTTCCATCAACTGTGACAGTATTCCGAGTTCCAAGGACGTTGGAAGAAAATGCAACGGGGATTATTCATAAGTGGCAGCGTGTGGCAAACAAACTTAACGACAGCCTAACGATTAGGATCAACATGGCAAGGGTAAATTCAAGTCAAAGTGGGAATCTAACAGTACAAGCGCAGTTTGAATCTTTGTATCTAGGACGTGCAGATGACCTCATTCCCTATTTGCAAAAGAACTTTCCGGAGTTGGGTTTGGTGAGAGAAGACTGCACTGAGATGAGTTGGATAGAATCGATTCTCTTCATGGCTGGATTTACAAACGGTCAATCCACTGATGTTTTGCTGAACAGAACTCAGCTAAACGGTTTGTCGTTCTTTAAAGCAAAATCAGATTATGTGACAGATCCCATTCCTGATGTTGGGTTAGAAGGGTTATGGCCTTTCTTTTTTGATGATGAGGCTGAAAATGCTTTCGTTCAATTCACTCCTTATGGAGGCAAGATGGATGAGATTTCAAAATCCGAAACTCCATTCCCACACAGAGCTGGCAACATATTCCACATTCAATACTTTGTGTCTTGGTTTGAGAAAGGGGATGTGGCAGCACAGAGGCACGTCAACTGGATTAGAAGATTGTATAATTATACGGAAGCTTATGTTTCAAAGAATCCTAGATCTGCATATCTAAACTATAGAGACCTTGACATTGGAGTTAATAACAATGGTCACACAAGCTTCCGCCAAGCAAGCATTTGGGGCTTCAAGTATTTTAGTAACAACTTTATTAGATTGGCTCGCGTGAAGACAAGGGTTGACCCTCGAAACTTCTTCAGAAACGAACAAAGTGTACCTCCTCTTGTCAGGAATGGACGCAAATAG